In a single window of the Prinia subflava isolate CZ2003 ecotype Zambia chromosome 3, Cam_Psub_1.2, whole genome shotgun sequence genome:
- the CHD4 gene encoding chromodomain-helicase-DNA-binding protein 4 isoform X4 — MASGIGSPSPCSGGSDDDEMDILLNNALPQHPEPEEEPEEELLSEADTPKIKKKKKPKKLKEPKVPKLSKRQKKELGDSSGEGNEFVEEEEEVLRSDSEGSDYTPGKKKKKKLGPKKEKKNKAKRKEEEEEEEEDDDSKEPKSSAQLLEDWGMEDIDHIFTEEDYRTLTNYKAFSQFVRPLIAAKNPKIAVSKMMMVLGAKWREFSTNNPFKGSSGASVAAAAAAAVAVVESMVTNVDAVLPQPPVDVPLRKAKTKEGKGPNARRKPKASPRIPDIKKPKTKKVAPLKIKLGGFGSKRKRSSSEDDDLDVESDFDDASINSYSVSDGSTSRSSRSRKKLKAGKKKKKGEEDSTVAVDGYETDHQDYCEVCQQGGEIILCDTCPRAYHMVCLDPDMEKAPEGKWSCPHCEKEGIQWEAKEDNSEGEEILEDVVGDAEEEDDHHMEFCRVCKDGGELLCCDACPSSYHIHCLNPPLPEIPNGEWLCPRCTCPALKGKVQKILIWKWGQPPVGPAPPRPPDADPNAPPPKPLEGRPERQFFVKWQGMSYWHCSWVSELQLELHCQVMFRNYQRKNDMDEPPSGDFGGEEEKSRKRKNKDPKYAEMEERFYRYGIKPEWMMIHRILNHSVDKKGNVHYLIKWRDLPYDQASWESEDVDIQDYDLYKQAYWNHRELMRGEEGRPGKKLKKVKMRKLERPPETPTVDPTVKYDRQPEYLDVTGGTLHPYQLEGLNWLRFSWAQGTDTILADEMGLGKTVQTAVFLYSLYKEGHSKGPFLVSAPLSTIINWEREFEMWAPDMYVVTYVGDKDSRAIIRENEFTFEDNAIRGGKKASRMKKEAAVKFHVLLTSYELITIDMAILGSIDWACLIVDEAHRLKNNQSKFFRVLNGYSLQHKLLLTGTPLQNNLEELFHLLNFLTPERFHNLEGFLEEFADIAKEDQIKKLHDMLGPHMLRRLKADVFKNMPSKTELIVRVELSPMQKKYYKYILTRNFEALNARGGGNQVSLLNVVMDLKKCCNHPYLFPVAAMEAPKMPNGMYDGSALIRASGKLLLLQKMLKNLKEGGHRVLIFSQMTKMLDLLEDFLEHEGYKYERIDGGITGNMRQEAIDRFNAPGAQQFCFLLSTRAGGLGINLATADTVIIYDSDWNPHNDIQAFSRAHRIGQNKKVMIYRFVTRASVEERITQVAKKKMMLTHLVVRPGLGSKTGSMSKQELDDILKFGTEELFKDEATEGGDNKEGEDSSVIHYDDKAIERLLDRNQDETEDTELQGMNEYLSSFKVAQYVVREEEMGEEEVEREIIKQEESVDPDYWEKLLRHHYEQQQEDLARNLGKGKRIRKQVNYNDGSQEDRGSRAVFLSDWQDDQSDNQSDYSVASEEGDEDFDERSEAARRPSRKGLRNDKDKPLPPLLARVGGNIEVLGFNARQRKAFLNAIMRYGMPPQDAFTTQWLVRDLRGKSEKEFKAYVSLFMRHLCEPGADGAETFADGVPREGLSRQHVLTRIGVMSLIRKKVQEFEHVNGRWSMPELAEIEENKKLSQPSSPSPKTPTPSTPGDTQPNTPAPVPPPEDGVKVEEGANAKEQGEPAEPEKELSASATETEAPMEQCAQPVETPPQEAKSPVNSTETDEKKVEETEVKERPDEPMEVESKADVEKVEDRAATENPPDPPIITLDEKDEKKDDDKRDVVMLQNGEMLKESVDERHKKAVKQRFMFNIADGGFTELHSLWQNEERAATVTKKTYEIWHRRHDYWLLAGIINHGYARWQDIQNDPRYAILNEPFKGEMNRGNFLEIKNKFLARRFKLLEQALVIEEQLRRAAYLNMSEDPSHPSMALNTRFAEVECLAESHQHLSKESMAGNKPANAVLHKVLKQLEELLSDMKADVTRLPATIARIPPVAVRLQMSERNILSRLANRSSEPPPPPPPQQVLSCPTGRPAAVSSWPSAVDLSAKLK; from the exons AACCTGAAGAAGAGCCAGAAGAAGAGCTTCTATCAGAGGCTGACACTCCCAAAatcaagaagaagaagaagcccAAGAAACTGAAGGAACCCAAAGTGCCCAAGCTCAGCAAGCGTCAGAAGAAGGAG ctggggGACAGCTCTGGTGAGGGGAATGAGTTtgtggaggaagaagaggaggttCTGCGCTCTGACAGTGAAGGCAGTGATTATACTcctgggaagaagaaaaagaagaagttAGGAcccaagaaggaaaagaaaaacaaagccaagcgcaaggaggaggaggaagaggaggaagaagatgaTGACTCAAAG GAGCCAAAGTCAtcagctcagctcctggagGATTGGGGCATGGAGGATATTGATCACATCTTCACAGAGGAGGATTACCGCACACTCACCAATTACAAAGCTTTCAGCCAGTTTGTCAG GCCACTTATCGCAGCCAAGAACCCTAAAATAGCAGTGTCGAAGATGATGATGGTACTGGGAGCCAAATGGAGGGAGTTTAGCACAAACAACCCCTTCAAGGGAAGTTCAGGTGCatctgtggcagctgctgcagctgcagctgttgcAGTAGTCGAGAGTATGGTGACAAACGTGGATGCTGTCCTGCCGCAGCCCCCTGTAGATGTGCCACTCAGGAAAGCCAAGACAAAGGAGGGCAAAG GACCCAATGCCCGGCGGAAGCCAAAGGCCAGTCCTCGTATTCCTGATATCAAGAAACCTAAAACAAAGAAGGTGGCACCACTGAAAATCAAACTGGGAGGATTTGGTTCCAAGCGTAAAAGATCATCA AGTGAGGATGATGATCTGGATGTGGAGTCAGACTTTGATGATGCCAGCATCAACAGCTACTCTGTTTCAGACGGATCTACAAGCCGTAGTAGCCGCAGTCGCAAAAAACTCAAGgctgggaagaagaaaaagaaag GTGAGGAGGACTCCACAGTGGCTGTGGATGGCTATGAGACTGATCACCAGGACTACTGTGAGGtgtgccagcagggaggagaaatTATATTGTGTGATACCTGCCCTCGTGCCTACCACATGGTTTGCCTGGACCCAGACATGGAGAAAGCTCCAGAGGGCAAATGGAGCTGCCCACACTGT GAAAAAGAGGGCATTCAGTGGGAAGCAAAGGAGGATAACTCAGAAGGTGAGGAAATCCTGGAGGATGTAGTGGGGGAtgctgaggaagaggatgaCCATCATATGGAGTTCTGTAGAGTCTGCAAGGAtggaggagagctgctgtgctgtgatgCCTGTCCTTCATCCTATCACATCCACTGTCTGAACCCCCCACTGCCTGAGATTCCCAATGGAGAATGGCTGTGTCCTCGCTGCACT TGCCCAGCTTTGAAAGGAAAGGTGCAGAAGATCTTGATCTGGAAATGGGGTCAGCCCCCAGTTGGCCCCGCACCACCACGTCCACCTGATGCAGACCCTAACGCTCCGCCCCCCAAGCCTCTGGAGGGTCGGCCTGAAAGGCAGTTCTTTGTCAAATGGCAGGGCATGTCCTACTGGCACTGCTCCTGGGTGTCAGAGTTGCAG CTGGAGTTGCACTGCCAGGTCATGTTTCGTAACTACCAACGCAAAAATGATATGGATGAGCCACCCTCGGGAGACTttggaggggaagaggagaagagccgaaagaggaaaaacaaggaCCCCAAATATGCTGAGATGGAGGAGCGTTTCTATCGATACGGGATCAAGCCAGAGTGGATGATGATCCACAGGATCCTTAATCATAG TGTGGATAAGAAGGGGAATGTCCACTATTTGATTAAATGGAGAGACCTACCCTATGACCAGGCATCCTGGGAAAGCGAAGATGTGGACATTCAAGATTATGACCTCTACAAGCAAGCCTACTGGAATCACAG GGAGCTGATGCGAGGTGAAGAGGGCAGGCCCGGTAAGAAGCTAAAGAAAGTGAAGATGCGGAAACTGGAGAGACCCCCTGAGACTCCCACAGTAGAT CCAACAGTGAAATATGACCGGCAGCCGGAATACCTCGATGTAACAGGGGGCACCTTGCATCCCTACCAGCTGGAAGGGCTGAATTGGCTGCGCTTCTCATGGGCCCAGGGCACAGATACAATCTTGGCTGATGAAATGGGTCTGGGAAAGACTGTGCAGACAGCAGTATTCCTGTATTCCTTATACAAAGAG GGCCACTCTAAGGGTCCCTTCTTGGTGAGTGCACCACTGTCCACAATCATCAACTGGGAACGAGAATTTGAGATGTGGGCCCCGGATATGTACGTAGTGACCTACGTTGGGGACAAAGACAGCCGGGCCATCATCCGTGAGAACGAGTTCACTTTTGAGGATAACGCCATACGTGGAGGCAAAAAAGCATCCAGAATGAAG AAAGAGGCTGCTGTCAAGTTCCATGTGCTTCTCACCTCCTACGAATTGATCACAATTGATATGGCCATACTAGGCTCTATTGACTGGGCCTGTCTCATTGTGGATGAAGCTCACAGACTGAAGAACAACCAGTCTAAG TTCTTCCGTGTGCTGAATGGTTACTCCCTGCAGCACAAGCTGCTGCTTACAGGAACTCCCCTGCAGAACAACCTGGAGGAACTGTTCCACCTGCTGAACTTCCTGACGCCCGAGAGATTCCA TAACTTGGAGGGCTTCCTAGAAGAGTTTGCAGATATTGCCAAGGAAGATCAGATCAAGAAGCTGCATGACATGCTGGGCCCACATATGCTGAGGCGTCTCAAGGCTGATGTTTTCAAGAATATGCCATCTAAGACTGAACTCATTGTCAGAGTGGAGCTGAGTCCCATGCAGAA gaaaTACTATAAATACATTTTGACGAGAAACTTTGAGGCACTGAATGCACGGGGTGGTGGTAACCAAGTCTCATTGCTCAATGTTGTTATGGATCTGAAGAAATGCTGTAACCACCCCTACCTCTTCCCTGTGGCTGCTATG gaagCTCCAAAAATGCCAAATGGCATGTATGATGGTAGTGCCCTCATTCGAGCCTCTGGAAAGCTGTTGCTGCTCCAGAAGATGTTAAAGAACCTGAAGGAAGGAGGTCACAGGGTGCTCATATTCTCTCAG ATGACTAAAATGTTGGACCTTCTAGAAGATTTTTTGGAACACGAAGGGTACAAATATGAGCGGATTGATGGAGGAATCACAGGGAACATGCGTCAGGAGGCGATTGATCGCTTCAATG ctcctggagctcagcagttctgctttctgctttcaaCTCGAGCTGGGGGTCTTGGTATTAACTTGGCCACAGCAGATACTGTGATTATCTATGATTCAGACTGGAACCCCCACAACGATATCCAG GCCTTCAGCCGTGCACACAGAATTGGGCAGAACAAGAAAGTGATGATCTACCGCTTTGTGACAAGGGCCTCGGTGGAGGAGCGCATCACGCAGGTGGCCAAGAAGAAGATGATGCTAACTCATCTGGTAGTGAGACCGGGGTTGGGCTCCAAGACAGGCTCCATGTCCAAGCAGGAACTTGATGACATTCTCAAATTTGGCACTGAAGAGCTCTTCAAGGATGAGGCTACTGAGGGGG GGGATAACAAAGAAGGTGAGGACAGCAGTGTCATCCACTATGATGACAAAGCAATTGAGCGTCTGCTGGATCGGAACCAGGATGAAACAGAAGATACAGAACTTCAGGGCATGAATGAATATCTCAGCTCCTTCAAGGTGGCCCAGTATGTGGTTCGTGAGGAGGAGATGGGG gaagaggaggttgAACGGGAAATTATCAAGCAGGAGGAATCTGTGGATCCTGATTACTGGGAGAAACTTCTCCGTCACCATTATGAGCAACAACAGGAGGATCTGGCCAGGAATCTGGGCAAGGGCAAACGTATTCGCAAGCAAGTTAACTACAACGATGGCTCACAGGAGGATAGAG GCTCAcgtgctgtttttctttcagactGGCAGGATGACCAGTCAGATAATCAGTCAGACTATTCAGTTGCTTCTGAAGAAGGAGATGAGGACTTTGATGAGAGGTCTGAAG CAGCTCGTCGGCCTAGCCGCAAGGGCCTGAGGAATGATAAGGATAAGCCTCTGCCTCCCTTACTGGCCCGTGTGGGAGGGAACATTGAG GTGTTGGGTTTCAACGCTCGCCAGCGGAAAGCCTTCCTCAATGCTATCATGCGCTATGGAATGCCGCCTCAGGATGCCTTCACCACTCAGTGGCTTGTTCGGGACCTCCGTGGCAAGTCAGAGAAGGAGTTCAA GGCCTATGTGTCGCTGTTCATGCGCCATTTGTGTGAGCCTGGAGCTGACGGCGCAGAGACCTTTGCAGACGGGGTCCCACGGGAAGGGCTGTCCCGACAGCACGTCCTTACTCGCATCGGGGTCATGTCACTTATTCGCAAAAAG GTGCAGGAGTTTGAGCACGTGAACGGCCGCTGGAGTATGCCAGAACTGGCAGAGATAGAGGAGAACAAGAAACTTTCACAGCCCAGCTCACCCTCTCCCAAAACTCCAACCCCTTCGACGCCAGGGGATACGCAGCCAAACACACCTGCCCCTGTTCCTCCCCCTG AAGACGGAGTAAAAGTAGAAGAAGGAGCTAATGCTAAGGAGCAAGGAGAACCAGCTGAACCAGAGAAGGAGCTCAGTGCCTCTGCTACTGAAACAGAGGCCCCTATGGAG CAGTGTGCTCAGCCTGTGGAGACACCGCCCCAGGAAGCAAAATCCCCAGTGAACTCCACAGaaacagatgagaaaaaagTAGAGGAAACGGAAGTGAAGGAAAGACCAGATGAACCAATGGAAGTAGAAAGCAAAG CTGATGTGGAGAAAGTGGAAGACAGAGCAGCTACTGAAAATCCCCCTGACCCTCCTATAATCACTCTGGATGAGAAAG ATGAGAAAAAGGACGATGATAAGAGAGACGTGGTGATGCTGCAGAATGGAGAGATGCTGAAGGAGTCAGTAGATGAAAGGCACAAGAAGGCAGTAAAGCAGCGCTTCATGTTCAACATAGCAGATGGTGGTTTCACTG AGCTGCACTCCCTCTGGCAGAATGAGGAGCGGGCTGCAACTGTCACCAAGAAGACGTACGAGATCTGGCACCGGCGCCATGACTACTGGCTCCTGGCTGGGATTATCAA TCATGGCTATGCCCGTTGGCAGGATATTCAGAATGATCCACGTTACGCCATCCTCAATGAGCCCTTCAAGGGTGAGATGAACAGGGGTAACTTCCTGGAAATAAAGAATAAGTTCTTGGCAAGGAGATTTAAG ctcctggagcaagCGCTGGTGATCGAGGAGCAGCTGCGGCGAGCCGCCTATCTGAACATGTCCGAAGACCCGTCTCACCCATCCATGGCTCTGAACACACGGTTTGCCGAGGTGGAATGCCTGGCTGAGAGCCACCAGCACCTGTCCAAGGAGTCGATGGCTGGGAACAAACCCGCCAATGCTGTGCTGCACAAAG TTCtgaagcagctggaggagctgttgaGTGACATGAAGGCCGACGTGACTCGTCTGCCTGCCACGATCGCCCGCATCCCCCCCGTGGCAGTGCGCCTCCAGATGTCGGAGCGCAACATCCTCAGCCGCCTGGCCAACCGCAGCAGCgagcccccgccgccgccccctccccaaCAA GTCCTCTCTTGCCCCACAGGTCGCCCAGCAGCAGTGAGTTCCTGGCCCAGTGCTGTTGACCTTTCGGCCAAGCTGAAGTGA